The sequence below is a genomic window from Bosea sp. F3-2.
GCGACCTCCACCGCTGGTCAGACGCAGGGATGGTGGGGCAACGCCGCCCAGACCCTCGCGAAGCCACACGCGTAATGCATCGGCCCGAAAGGTGGGATCCCACCTTTCGGGCACCTGATGCGTCAACAATGACGCCGTGCGTCCGCAAGGACGCACGGCGATCCAAGACGACGATCCAAGTCAGCGAAACACCGAATTCTGGCGTCTTCGTATCAACGCGGCATCAGAGCGCTTGACGCTCGTCGTGGTGTGCATGTGGGGCAACGCCCCGCGCGCATGCGTCAAACGATATATACGCGGGACAAAAAGTTTGAAAAAGCCCGATAACGATACCCTTCCGATGCCTGATGGCGGTCTGGCCGCGCTTATGTTCATCCTGAGCAGTCAGGGCGTGAGCGTAACCCCGGAACAGATCCAGCATCAGTTTCCCGGTCGCCGCATCGGCGTCGTGGAGATGATCCGCTGCGCCAAGAGTCTGGGTCTCAAAGCCCGCTCTGTGACGACGAACTGGGAGCGGCTGGCGCATACGCCGCTGCCCGTGATCGCCGCCATGCGCGACGGAAGCTTCCTGCTGCTGGGACGATGCGGCGAGGACAGCATCCTCGTCCAGGCACCGAACGCCCCACGGCCGAGCATGATGTCGCGGGCCGAGCTGGAAGCGGCCTGGGACGGCCGGCTCGTGCTGATGACGAAGCGGGCTACGTTGACTGATCTTGCCCGACGTTTCGACATCACCTGGTTCATGGGCGCTATCCATAAGTACCGATGGCTCCTGGGCGAAGTTCTGGTGGCGTCCTTCTTCCTCCAGCTCTTCGGCCTGATCTCGCCGCTGTTCTTCCAGGTCGTCATCGACAAGGTTCTCGTGCATCGAAGCATGAGCACGCTGGACGTGCTTGCTTTCGGCCTTGTGGCGATCGCCGTGTTCGAAGTCGTCCTCGGCGCCTTGCGAACTTACCTGTTCTCGCACACCACAAACCGGATCGACGTCGAGCTTGGCGCGCGCCTGTTTCGTCATCTGCTGGCCCTGCCGATCGGCTACTTCCAGGCGAGACGCGTCGGCGATTCCGTCGCCCGCGTGCGCGAGCTCGAGAACATCCGCAACTTCCTCACCAGCTCGGGGCTGACGCTCGTCATCGACCTGTTCTTCACGGTCGTCTTCGTCGCCGCGCTGTTCTTCTATTCCCCGCAGCTGACCTGGATCGTCCTCGCGTCGCTGCCGGTCTATGTCGCTATATCCGCCGGCGTGACGCCGCTCTTTCGCCGCTACCTCGACGAGAAATTCGCCCGCGGCGCGGAGAACCAGGCCTTTCTGGTCGAGAGCGTGACGGCGGTCGAAACGCTCAAGGCCATGGCCATCGAACCCCAGATGCAGCAGCGCTGGGAGGAGCAGCTGGCGGCCTATGTCGCAGCGAGCTTCCGGGTGCTGACCCTGGGCAACGTCGCCAGTGAGACTGTTCAGCTCGTCAGCAAGCTGGTGACCGCCTCGATCCTCTATGTCGGCGCGAAGCTGGTCATCGGCGGCAGCCTTTCGGTCGGCGAGCTCATCGCGTTCAACCTGCTCGCCGGGCGCGTCAGCGGCCCCGTCCTGCGGCTGGCGCAAATCTGGCAGGAATTCCACCAGACCCGGCTCTCGATCGCGCGCCTCGGCGACATTCTCAACACCACGCCCGAGCCGGCCTACAACCCCAGCCGCACGGCCCTCCCGTCGGTTCGTGGCGACATCTCCTTCGAGCACGTCACCTTCCGTTACCGGATCGACGGGCCGGAGATTCTGCGCGACGTCAGCCTGAATATTCCGGCCGGGCAAATGATCGGCATCGTGGGCCCGTCCGGGTCCGGCAAAAGCACCTTGGCCAAGCTCGCCCAGCGGCTCTACGTGCCGGAGAGCGGCCGGGTTCTGGTCGACGGGGTCGATGTCGCCCAGATCGACCCATCCTGGCTGCGCCGTCAGATCGGCATCGTTCTGCAGGACAATATCCTGTTCAACCGCTCGATCCGCGACAACATCGCCTTGGCCGATCCCGCTCTTCCGGCGGAAAAGGTGATCGAAGCCGCGACACTGGCAGGTGCGCACGAGTTCATTCTCAAATTGCCCGAGGGCTACGACACGATCGTCGGCGAGCGTGGCGGCAGCCTGTCCGGCGGGCAGCGCCAGCGCATCGCCATCGCTCGCGCCCTGGCAACCAATCCGCGCATCCTGATCTTCGATGAGGCAACGAGCGCCCTCGACTACGAGAGCGAGCACATCATCCAGCAGAACATGGCGCAGATCGCGCGTTCCCGGACAGTGCTCGTCATCGCACATCGCCTTTCCACCCTGCGGATGGCCGATCGCATCGTGACGATCGAAGGCGGCCGCCTGATCGAGGATGGCACGCACGAAACACTGATGCGGACGGGTGGCCGGTACGCCACGTTGCATCGCCTCCAGTCCGGTTTGCCGGATGTCGGAGGCAA
It includes:
- a CDS encoding type I secretion system permease/ATPase, with product MPDGGLAALMFILSSQGVSVTPEQIQHQFPGRRIGVVEMIRCAKSLGLKARSVTTNWERLAHTPLPVIAAMRDGSFLLLGRCGEDSILVQAPNAPRPSMMSRAELEAAWDGRLVLMTKRATLTDLARRFDITWFMGAIHKYRWLLGEVLVASFFLQLFGLISPLFFQVVIDKVLVHRSMSTLDVLAFGLVAIAVFEVVLGALRTYLFSHTTNRIDVELGARLFRHLLALPIGYFQARRVGDSVARVRELENIRNFLTSSGLTLVIDLFFTVVFVAALFFYSPQLTWIVLASLPVYVAISAGVTPLFRRYLDEKFARGAENQAFLVESVTAVETLKAMAIEPQMQQRWEEQLAAYVAASFRVLTLGNVASETVQLVSKLVTASILYVGAKLVIGGSLSVGELIAFNLLAGRVSGPVLRLAQIWQEFHQTRLSIARLGDILNTTPEPAYNPSRTALPSVRGDISFEHVTFRYRIDGPEILRDVSLNIPAGQMIGIVGPSGSGKSTLAKLAQRLYVPESGRVLVDGVDVAQIDPSWLRRQIGIVLQDNILFNRSIRDNIALADPALPAEKVIEAATLAGAHEFILKLPEGYDTIVGERGGSLSGGQRQRIAIARALATNPRILIFDEATSALDYESEHIIQQNMAQIARSRTVLVIAHRLSTLRMADRIVTIEGGRLIEDGTHETLMRTGGRYATLHRLQSGLPDVGGKPAVASHGAARSATPNTIETTALSIAQGTHAAR